The following coding sequences lie in one Mucilaginibacter sp. KACC 22773 genomic window:
- the serC gene encoding 3-phosphoserine/phosphohydroxythreonine transaminase — translation MKICIVNRQLFITMTQSQKHNFGAGPCILPQPVLERAAEAVRAWDRAGLSILEISHRSAEFESVVHETERLVRELLSVPDGYSILFLQGGASMQFCMVPMNFLQGSKQTAAYLDGGYFGAKAIKEAQFFGKVNVLASSKDSGYTFIPEAYVIPEDAAYFHYTSNNTIEGTQLWADVTSSVPVVCDMSSDIFSREINVSQFSLIYAGAQKNTGPAGLTIVIAKNEFLDSVKHAIPSMLDYRVFRDNGSMYNTPPVFAIYAAMLNLQWLKGKGGVKSIAKENVRKAQLLYDEIDRNPLFKGSAARGQRSLMNVTFRMNDQAEEADFLAYAAKCGMVGIKGYRTVGGFRASLYNALPYESVQALVQCMTAYAEKVVPQHNFQPTY, via the coding sequence ATGAAGATTTGTATTGTTAATCGCCAATTATTTATAACCATGACGCAATCGCAAAAACATAATTTTGGAGCAGGACCGTGTATCCTGCCGCAACCGGTTTTAGAACGTGCAGCCGAGGCTGTCAGAGCGTGGGACAGGGCAGGTTTGTCCATCCTGGAAATCTCCCACCGTTCAGCTGAATTCGAAAGCGTTGTTCATGAAACCGAAAGGCTTGTCCGAGAGCTTTTAAGTGTGCCGGATGGTTACAGCATATTGTTTTTGCAGGGCGGGGCAAGCATGCAGTTTTGCATGGTGCCTATGAATTTCCTGCAAGGCAGTAAGCAAACCGCCGCCTATTTGGACGGGGGTTATTTCGGCGCGAAAGCCATCAAGGAAGCACAGTTTTTCGGCAAGGTGAATGTACTGGCGAGCTCTAAGGATTCGGGCTATACGTTTATTCCGGAGGCCTATGTGATCCCGGAAGATGCCGCTTATTTCCATTACACGAGCAACAATACTATCGAAGGTACACAGTTGTGGGCAGACGTAACTTCGTCTGTACCGGTCGTTTGTGATATGTCCTCAGATATCTTCAGCCGGGAGATCAATGTGAGCCAGTTTAGCCTGATCTATGCCGGGGCGCAGAAAAATACGGGGCCTGCTGGCTTGACCATCGTCATCGCCAAAAACGAATTCCTGGACAGCGTAAAACATGCCATTCCTTCCATGCTGGATTACCGGGTATTCCGGGATAACGGCTCGATGTATAATACACCGCCGGTGTTCGCAATCTATGCCGCCATGCTTAACCTGCAATGGTTAAAAGGGAAAGGCGGCGTAAAGTCCATCGCTAAGGAGAACGTCAGAAAAGCACAATTACTGTATGACGAAATAGACCGCAACCCGTTATTTAAAGGTTCCGCGGCCCGTGGACAAAGATCACTGATGAATGTTACTTTCCGGATGAATGATCAGGCTGAAGAAGCAGACTTTCTAGCCTATGCTGCTAAATGCGGAATGGTTGGTATCAAAGGTTACCGTACCGTTGGTGGATTTCGTGCGTCATTATATAATGCGCTTCCTTATGAGAGTGTCCAAGCACTGGTGCAGTGTATGACGGCCTATGCCGAAAAAGTTGTCCCGCAGCATAACTTCCAACCCACCTATTAG